One region of Purpureocillium takamizusanense chromosome 4, complete sequence genomic DNA includes:
- a CDS encoding uncharacterized protein (COG:H~TransMembrane:1 (o33-54i)~EggNog:ENOG503PG20~antiSMASH:Cluster_4.4) — MSIYTTSPPPEDHIATLAASPEHLPPIPSQPSYGIDSLLGLAASLILSPLYLYATLRGKSRVWDDLLDALPDDAFRAPALDVGCGRGLVLLKMAQRKKTLFLSHCGGEGDDDDAGRGDGGGGDAARTTEDDVGVVVAPAYGIDIFSTADQTGNAPLATYLNAASLSCVPHTVLHTASFAERFPFADGSFSLVTSNLALHNANREGRLAAVREIARVCRPGGTVLVVDLFGYFKDHRMVLEEELRWTHVDVSMVGLKMMYGALPCQILKATKPVVQST; from the coding sequence ATGTCCATCTACAccacctcccctcccccagaGGACCACAtcgccaccctcgccgcctccccggAGCAcctcccccccatcccctcccagcccagctACGGCATCGACTccctcctcgggctcgccgcctccctcatCCTTTCCCCGCTCTACCTCTACGCCACCCTCCGCGGCAAGTCGCGCGTCTGGGatgacctcctcgacgccctccccgacgacgccttcCGCGCtcccgccctcgacgtgggctgcggccgtggcctcgtcctcctcaagATGGCCCAGCGCAAGAAGACGCTTTTCCTTTCccactgcggcggcgaaggcgatgacgacgacgcaggaaggggagacggcggcggcggcgacgcggcgaggaccACCGAGGATGATgttggtgtcgtcgtcgcccccgcgTACGGCATCGACATCTTCAGCACCGCCGACCAGACTGGCAACGCCCCGCTCGCCACCTacctcaacgccgcctccctctcctGCGTCCCGCACACCGTCCTGCACACCGCCAGCTTCGCCGAGCGCTTCCCCTTCGCCGACGGCTCCTTTTCCCTCGTCACCTCCAACCTCGCGCTGCACAACGCCAACCGTgagggccgcctcgccgccgtccgtgaGATCGCTCGCGTCtgccgccccggcggcaccgtcctcgtcgtcgacctcttCGGCTACTTCAAGGACCACAGGAtggtgctcgaggaggagctgcgctgGACCCACGTGGACGTCAGCATGGTTGGCCTCAAGATGATGTACGGCGCCCTGCCGTGCCAAATCCTCAAGGCGACCAAGCCGGTGGTCCAGAGCACCTGA
- a CDS encoding putative PKS/NRPS-like protein biosynthetic cluster (COG:Q~EggNog:ENOG503NWJ7~SMCOG1021:malonyl CoA-acyl carrier protein transacylase~antiSMASH:Cluster_4.4) translates to MALADGDPIRSIIRGSNVCSDGRTPGVTSPSCEIQARMIQRTYELAGLNPNDTVYVEAHGSGTILGDKIEATALHESLCTGRQKESKLFIGSVKTNVGHTESVAGLVGLIKTILMLEKKMIPPNAMFAKPNNDIPLQDWGLEVPRRMLRWPEGAVRRASVNSFGYGGTNAHVILEATDGYLDDKKQILALKSRANTGEPMTFGSSSTTNARRARLFAFSHHHEGGVATLAANTKRFILDTLDDTNRALDSLAHTLSDRRSSLKFRFCVAASTRDELVDSLAQVATGSDRAMKSAGDLRICFVFTGQGAQWPGMGCELLATYPVFAESMRQSEEYLASLGTDWRLVSELERPKESSRLHEASLAQPCCTAVQLALVDLLKSWGIRPAIVCGHSSGEITAAYAAGILSAKDCLKIAYFRGHSMKLFKSQNPDIRGGMLAVGLSASEAREYIDGDANSGKVVIACVNSPSSVTLSGDEAALNNVQKRLAVGGVFHRKLAVDMAYHSHHMEMILQEYLHAIRDIKASLREQHVQMVSSVTGTAVQGEELNAAYWGTNLTSPVLFNDALAQVLRTTQDHKQSTPLAVIEIGPHSALAGPIKQIVKASTPSGPTTYHSVLYRYQDASTTALGLARDLFVKGASIKFRRVNDPHGKAKKDVLTNLPTYNWHHKTAHWSESRRSAQYRHRKFPKHDLFGVASIDSIPSEPTWRNYLRLEDFPWLNGHRIGGQVVFPGAGFIAMVLEALKQQVLSENNTWKNMCIKFRQVHFGRALLIPGDSVGVETFVTIRPYTYTARESSASWKEFRVFSVSASGESTEHSRGLVTALQPPPNEQRDETDSESVRFVEEAVKNSRVLITAKRLYTELRGVGVDYTGLFESQEDIRASESSSVRQIKVPDVQAVMPSQHHQPHCIHPATLDLCIQAVFAALKVGGHLRGAFVLSGIDDLEISSELPSQPGKSMSVAMCLSDHGVSKYSADIVVSSSENATMEVFMKMRGVRLTRTSGPHQQDNLRNPAGQSPCHRLEWFPDVACTEPRKIIELCAADSPNALEVGRLALYDRFARAVIQQTLQEISPVEANITGPPSHLLRWMKQMGAGSHEPLQIDDMFQDKIRSLGTFGEVLVDTAPHLPSVLRGEVDPLALLLQKDRLHQLNRCEHVDRCHKRMAKYVKLLQFKNPNLRILEIGAGTAATSVAILESLYNDEVAIEQSRPQSYTFTDTSTDLFESAAEKLHKFRGTVEFKRLDIEASPEQQGFEEASYDLVIASNVLHATSQLASTLRNVKNLLKPNGQLALLEMTVPKAHLGIIWGMVPAWWYRVNDGRVDSPLHVLSPSDWSDILSRCGFSGIDLEMPDYDSAEDHSLSVMISSATGHVEPPCLGAQTMTRNTSSASELSASNAASASLESHSTNLTDPEGDLPQTVLVIGGSDGHNIADNVVDVLASVKFGVNVKKCPLADAEVLDGQLAVVLLEAVNPFLATCSKSEWEKIRHILCNAGGVLWVSCGGAIQAANPLHSLIVGLTRCARSENQASSVVTLDLEPNHESGLEVAKQVVRIFDHAFGLSVERASPLLEFEYAIREGEILIPRLIRDRQTDEYVKDSLSTYHPRNEKAIKPSRALGLKIHEPGLLDTFFWADSQRHTRRLEAEEVRVELQYVSLNFKDIMIAMGELDGHTALLLEGSGKVIEVGEQLRHQYAIGDLVYVSDQGGLATSSVISKWNVHHIPKTLPMKVATAVPMAYATALYSLRTAANLQEGESILIHCGAGAVGQATIALAQYLKAGAIYVTVGSEEKRALVRDNYQIPDENIFSSRGLDFSRQILRRTNGHGVDVVLNSLSGEALQKSCSLLRPFGRFVEIGKKDLISNARLEMGFLEKNITFAAVDLALLAKARPAVYQQLFHTVFNLTSQDNVKVLSPIAVSPVSELESSFRLMQAGKHVGKLLLELGSDMTIPVQPQQPPAPKLRADSSYLIVGGAGGLGRAAIKHFASLGAKHIITLSRSGSDSQVMRELIEEMRAIGVTVNAWKGSVTDASIFDSIKEHAKAFPIRGVVQGAMVLQDCRLDNMTYEQWRAAMSPKVTGSLHLHEAFGNTLDFFILLSSAAGIVGSYGQGNYSAGNTFQDSLARHRASLGLPVRSIDVGAVAEEGYSAENPAAAEFVVRQGLRLYQVKEFLATINEAIRNPLPSHYSAAQLICGVTRADPTSQDQAASIQRPDLKFSHMWATPNQQGTAKCESKQQDIQAILRSATAAAEVEEATQAAILAKLSSLLALPVEDISTDRSMASYGMDSLVAVELRNWILAQLESHIQMFELMSSITFAELSNTIARRSRLAMAGLFTDDK, encoded by the exons ATGGCCCTGGCAGATGGTGATCCGATACGATCCATCATTCGTGGGAGCAACGTGTGCTCGGACGGTCGCACTCCGGGAGTGACGTCGCCATCGTGTGAGATTCAGGCGAGGATGATTCAGAGGACGTACGAACTGGCAGGCTTAAACCCAAATGATACAGTTTATGTTGAAGCGCATG GATCCGGTACCATTCTCGGAGACAAGATTGAGGCCACCGCTCTACATGAGTCTCTTTGCACCGGAAGACAGAAGGAAAGCAAACTATTCATTGGAAGCGTCAAGACGAACGTCGGACATACTGAGAGTGTGGCCGGATTGGTTGGCCTGATCAAGACCATCTTGATGctcgagaagaagatgataCCTCCCAATGCGATGTTCGCGAAGCCGAACAACGATATCCCGTTGCAAGATTGGGGCCTGGAA GTGCCGCGGAGGATGCTCAGGTGGCCCGAAGGGGCAGTTCGCCGTGCATCGGTAAACAGCTTCGGGTACGGAGGAACAAACGCCCACGTCATCCTAGAGGCTACCGATGGTTATCTCGACGATAAGAAACAAATACTGGCACTAAAATCTCGAGCTAACACTGGAGAGCCTATGACCTTCGGCTCTTCATCAACGACAAACGCTCGGAGAGCTCGTCTCTTTGCCTTCTCCCACCATCACGAAGGGGGCGTCGCAACACTGGCCGCCAACACTAAACGCTTTATTCTGGACACCTTGGATGATACAAATAGGGCTCTGGACAGCCTCGCTCACACACTATCAGATAGACGATCGTCCCTCAAGTTCCGCTTTTGTGTCGCAGCATCCACTCGTGACGAGCTTGTGGATAGCCTCGCGCAAGTAGCGACGGGCTCCGACCGGGCGATGAAATCCGCCGGTGACCTGAGGATATGCTTCGTCTTCACAG GTCAGGGCGCTCAATGGCCAGGCATGGGTTGCGAGTTGCTCGCCACATACCCCGTCTTTGCCGAGTCGATGAGGCAATCAGAGGAGTATCTTGCCAGCCTCGGGACCGACTGGCGTCTTGTCAGCGAACTGGAGAGACCCAAAGAGAGTTCTCGTCTCCACGAAGCGAGCTTGGCTCAGCCTTGTTGCACGGCTGTCCAGCTTGCTCTTGTTGATCTGCTCAAGTCGTGGGGCATTCGTCCTGCCATTGTGTGCGGGCACTCTAGCGGGGAAATCACCGCGGCGTACGCTGCGGGCATACTTTCTGCTAAAGACTGTTTGAAGATTGCATATTTTCGTGGACACTCAATGAAGCTGTTCAAGTCGCAGAATCCAGACATTCGCGGGGGTatgctcgccgtcgggctcTCGGCAAGCGAAGCCAGAGAATACATTGATGGGGATGCCAATTCTGGCAAGGTTGTGATAGCTTGCGTCAACAGTCCGTCAAGTGTCACTCTGTCGGGAGACGAGGCAGCGTTGAACAACGTTCAAAAGAGACTTGCTGTAGGAGGAGTCTTCCACCGCAAGTTGGCCGTGGACATGGCCTATCACTCTCATCATATGGAAATGATTCTCCAAGAATATCTGCACGCCATACGGGACATCAAAGCCTCTCTGCGCGAGCAGCATGTTCAGATGGTATCTTCCGTCACGGGCACGGCTGTCCAAGGCGAAGAGCTCAATGCGGCCTACTGGGGCACAAATCTGACGTCTCCTGTCCTCTTCAATGATGCCCTTGCGCAAGTCCTTCGCACAACGCAAGACCACAAACAAAGCACCCCACTCGCGGTTATCGAAATTGGCCCTCATTCTGCGCTTGCAGGTCCGATCAAGCAGATTGTCAAAgcttcgacgccgtcgggACCAACCACCTATCACTCAGTTCTCTACCGATATCAGGATGCCAGCACGACCGCCTTGGGTCTCGCTCGAGACCTTTTTGTCAAGGGGGCTTCCATAAAATTCCGCCGAGTGAACGACCCTCATGGCAAGGCAAAGAAGGACGTCTTGACGAACCTGCCAACATACAACTGGCACCACAAAACAGCTCACTGGAGTGAGTCCCGCCGCAGCGCACAATATCGACACAGAAAATTCCCCAAGCACGATCTCTTCGGGGTAGCCAGCATCGACAGTATCCCTAGTGAGCCTACCTGGCGTAACTATCTTCGTCTCGAGGACTTCCCTTGGCTCAATGGGCACCGCATTGGAGGTCAAGTCGTCTTCCCTGGTGCTGGCTTTATTGCTATGGTCTTGGAAGCGTTGAAGCAACAGGTTCTCAGTGAAAACAACACCTGGAAGAACATGTGTATCAAATTTCGTCAAGTTCACTTCGGCCGCGCCCTGCTCATTCCCGGTGATTCTGTCGGCGTGGAGACGTTTGTCACCATCCGACCTTATACATATACGGCACGAGAATCATCGGCTTCCTGGAAAGAATTTCGAGTTTTCTCGGTCTCTGCCAGCGGGGAATCAACAGAACATAGTCGGGGCCTTGTAACAGCTCTGCAACCTCCGCCCAATGAACAAAGGGATGAGACTGACTCTGAATCTGTTCGGTTCGTCGAGGAAGCTGTCAAGAACAGTCGCGTCCTGATTACCGCAAAACGGCTTTATACAGAGCTCAGAGGCGTAGGAGTGGATTACACGGGTTTGTTCGAAAGCCAAGAAGACATTCGAGCTTCCGAGTCCTCATCAGTCCGTCAGATCAAGGTCCCAGATGTTCAGGCCGTTATGCCGTCACAACACCATCAACCTCATTGCATTCACCCGGCAACGTTGGACCTCTGCATTCAAGCAGTCTTCGCAGCCCTGAAAGTCGGTGGCCATCTTCGCGGTGCCTTCGTTCTAAGCGGAATTGATGACCTTGAAATTTCGAGCGAACTTCCATCCCAACCCGGGAAGAGCATGTCAGTCGCGATGTGTCTCTCGGATCACGGAGTCTCCAAATACTCAGCAGATATAGTCGTCTCGAGCTCCGAGAATGCGACAATGGAGGTCTTTATGAAGATGCGGGGGGTCCgcttgacgaggacgagtggACCTCATCAACAGGATAACCTGCGGAATCCTGCTGGACAGTCACCTTGCCATCGACTGGAGTGGTTCCCTGATGTGGCTTGCACTGAGCCTCGGAAAATTATCGAGCTTTGCGCTGCAGACTCTCCCAATGCATTGGAAGTAGGAAGGCTGGCTCTGTATGACCGTTTTGCCAGGGCTGTTATTCAGCAAACACTACAGGAGATCTCTCCTGTCGAAGCAAACATCACCGGTCCACCTTCTCATTTGCTTCGATGGATGAAGCAGATGGGTGCTGGAAGCCACGAGCCACTTCAGATCGACGACATGTTTCAAGACAAGATCAGGTCTTTGGGAACCTTTGGTGAGGTCTTGGTCGATACTGCACCTCACCTGCCAAGTGTGCTCCGCGGCGAAGTTGATCCCTTGGCACTTCTTCTTCAGAAGGACCGTCTGCACCAGCTTAACAGATGCGAACACGTCGACAGATGCCATAAGCGGATGGCCAAATACGTCAAACTTTTGCAATTCAAAAACCCAAATCTTCGCATCCTTGAGATTGGGGCTGGAACCGCAGCCACGTCGGTCGCGATTTTGGAATCTCTCTACAACGATGAGGTTGCCATAGAGCAGAGCAGGCCGCAGTCTTACACGTTCACGGACACATCGACGGATCTCTTTGAGAGCGCGGCAGAGAAGTTGCACAAGTTTCGAGGGACTGTCGAGTTCAAGAGGCTTGACATCGAAGCATCACCAGAACAGCAGGGGTTTGAAGAAGCGTCATACGACTTGGTTATTGCCTCAAATGTCCTACATGCGACTTCTCAACTCGCCAGCACGCTGAGAAACGTAAAGAACCTGCTCAAGCCAAATGGCCAGCTTGCTCTTTTAGAAATGACGGTTCCAAAAGCCCACCTCGGAATCATATGGGGCATGGTCCCTGCATGGTGGTATAGAGTCAACGACGGTCGGGTAGACTCGCCTCTTCATGTTCTCAGTCCATCCGATTGGAGTGATATTCTCAGCCGCTGCGGCTTCTCTGGCATCGATCTCGAGATGCCCGACTACGACTCCGCCGAGGACCACTCCCTAAGCGTCATGATCTCTTCCGCAACTGGCCACGTGGAGCCGCCTTGTCTGGGTGCGCAAACCATGACGAGAAACACGTCTAGCGCGTCGGAGCTTTCTGCTTCCAACGCTGCTTCTGCCAGCCTCGAGTCACACTCAACAAACCTGACGGACCCGGAGGGCGACCTTCCACAGACCGTATTGGTCATTGGTGGCAGCGATGGGCACAACATTGCAGACAACGTAGTCGACGTGCTGGCCTCGGTCAAGTTTGGTGTAAACGTCAAGAAGTGCCCGTTGGCTGACGCAGAGGTTCTCGATGGCCAACTTGCCGTGGTCCTGCTAGAAGCGGTAAACCCATTCCTGGCGACGTGCTCCAAGAGCGAGTGGGAGAAGATTCGACACATACTGTGCAATGCTGGCGGCGTCTTGTGGGTTAGCTGTGGTGGTGCGATCCAGGCCGCAAATCCTCTGCACTCGCTCATCGTTGGCCTGACGCGCTGCGCCCGATCTGAAAATcaggccagcagcgtcgtcacACTGGACCTCGAGCCAAATCACGAATCAGGACTCGAAGTCGCCAAGCAAGTTGTTCGAATATTCGACCATGCGTTCGGTCTTTCTGTGGAACGAGCATCTCCACTGTTGGAGTTCGAATACGCGATCAGAGAGGGCGAGATCCTGATTCCCCGCTTGATCCGGGACAGGCAAACAGATGAATACGTCAAAGACAGCTTGTCGACATACCACCCTCGCAATGAAAAGGCAATCAAACCAAGCCGTGCTTTGGGCCTCAAGATCCACGAACCTGGACTGCTCGACACGTTCTTCTGGGCCGACTCGCAGCGACACACGAGACGACTCGAAGCAGAAGAGGTGCGGGTAGAGCTCCAATACGTCTCGCTGAACTTCAAGGACATAATGATAGCCATGGGCGAGCTCGATGGACATACCGCTTTGTTGCTAGAGGGTAGCGGAAAGGTTATCGAAGTTGGCGAGCAACTCCGCCATCAGTACGCTATTGGCGATTTGGTCTATGTCTCTGATCAAGGCGGTCTCGCAACCAGCAGCGTCATCAGCAAGTGGAATGTTCACCATATACCCAAGACGCTGCCGATGAAAGTCGCCACTGCTGTTCCCATGGCGTACGCAACAGCGTTGTACTCGCTAAGGACTGCTGCCAATCTACAAGAGGGCGAGTCCATCCTGATTCATTGCGGAGCAGGAGCGGTTGGACAAGCCACCATTGCCTTGGCACAGTATCTTAAAGCCGGCGCGATATACGTCACGGTTGGCAGCGAGGAGAAACGAGCACTTGTGAGAGATAATTACCAGATTCCCGACGAGAACATCTTCTCCAGCCGGGGACTCGATTTCAGTCGTCAGATCCTTCGCAGGACCAACGGACACGGTGTTGACGTGGTCCTCAACTCACTGAGCGGTGAAGCCTTGCAAAAGAGTTGCTCGCTTCTGAGGCCGTTTGGACGGTTTGTCGAGATCGGCAAGAAGGATTTGATATCCAACGCGAGACTCGAAATGGGGTTCTTAGAGAAGAACATCACGTTTGCCGCGGTTGACTTGGCTCTACTTGCCAAGGCGAGGCCAGCCGTCTATCAGCAACTCTTTCACACCGTATTCAATCTCACCAGTCAAGACAACGTAAAGGTTCTGAGTCCAATAGCAGTCAGTCCCGTCTCAGAGTTGGAGAGTTCTTTCAGATTGATGCAGGCTGGGAAGCACGTCGGGAAACTTCTGCTTGAGCTGGGATCGGATATGACTATACCT GTCCAACCCCAACAGCCACCTGCTCCGAAGCTGCGAGCAGATTCTTCCTACCTGATAGTtgggggagctggcggccTAGGTCGGGCAGCTATCAAGCATTTTGCGAGTCTCGGAGCTAAGCACATCATCACCCTGTCTCGATCTGGCTCTGATAGCCAGGTCATGCGAGAACTGATAGAAGAGATGAGGGCGATTGGAGTTACCGTCAACGCCTGGAAGGGAAGTGTTACGGACGCTTCCATTTTTGACTCTATCAAAGAGCATGCCAAGGCATTTCCGATCAGAGGCGTCGTCCAGGGAGCAATGGTGCTCCAG GACTGTCGTCTGGACAACATGACCTACGAGCAGTGGCGAGCCGCAATGTCTCCAAAGGTCACGGGATCGTTGCATTTGCATGAAGCGTTCGGAAACACTCTGGATTTCTTTATCCTCCTTTCCAGTGCTGCGGGTATCGTTGGCTCCTATGGTCAAGGCAACTATTCGGCCGGAAATACCTTCCAAGATTCTCTCGCACGCCACCGAGCATCCCTCGGCCTGCCGGTCCGGTCCATCGATgttggcgccgtggcggaaGAAGGTTATTCGGCAGAGAACCCGGCTGCCGCGGAATTTGTCGTTCGCCAAGGGTTGCGACTATACCAGGTCAAGGAGTTCCTCGCAACCATCAACGAGGCGATCCGGAATCCGCTGCCGTCCCACTACTCGGCGGCACAATTGATCTGCGGCGTCACTAGAGCCGATCCGACTTCTCAGGATCAAGCAGCATCCATACAACGTCCAGACCTCAAGTTCTCGCACATGTGGGCGACGCCGAATCAACAGGGAACCGCAAAGTGCGAATCGAAACAGCAGGACATACAGGCGATTTTAAGatcagcaacggcggcggccgaggtcgaggaagCAACGCAAGCAGCGATACTAGCGAAGCTCTCTAGTCTGCTTGCTTTGCCCGTGGAAGATATCAGCACAGATCGGTCCATGGCGAGCTACGGAATGGACTCCCTCGTTGCGGTGGAACTTCGCAACTGGATCCTGGCACAACTCGAGTCCCACATCCAGATGTTTGAACTGATGAGTTCCATAACTTTCGCTGAACTATCGAACACCATTGCCAGGAGGTCTCGACTGGCGATGGCCGGTCTCTTCACCGATGACAAATAG
- a CDS encoding uncharacterized protein (SECRETED:SignalP(1-19~SECRETED:cutsite=AVA-VP~SECRETED:prob=0.6850)~EggNog:ENOG503PB0W~antiSMASH:Cluster_4.4): MLPSLLVASLLPVVSLAVAVPTTNNELDGRGPVKPCTLRTTTELKYRTCPKTSCKVVGQYAKGAKVKVKCVTRGSSVNGEDGWVKNPSGYYVSLAYLTPSLDSCSAQYIC, encoded by the exons ATGTTGCCCTCGCTTCTCGTCGCCTCGCTGCTCCCGGTGGTTAGCCTGGCCGTTGCCGTACCGACAACTAATAACGAActcgacggccgtggccctGTAAAGCCCTGCACGCTCAGGACAACGACCGAGCTCAAGTACAGGACCTGCCCAAAGACGAGCTGCAAAGTCGTTGGTCAGTATGCGAAAGGGGCCAAGGTGAAGGTCAAGTGCGTCACTAGGGGCTCATCCGTAAACGGCGAGGA CGGCTGGGTTAAGAACCCGTCGGGATACTACGTGTCGCTGGCGTATCTTACGCCGAGCTTGGACTCTTGCAGCGCCCAATACATCTGTTAG